The following are from one region of the Coffea eugenioides isolate CCC68of chromosome 2, Ceug_1.0, whole genome shotgun sequence genome:
- the LOC113763116 gene encoding pleiotropic drug resistance protein 3-like isoform X3 translates to MAELVGRDDVESLGIELSELGRSLRESFHTSNASFRSISALSNGKDDDTDEELALQWAAIDKLPTFKRMKSPVFDEDSGNEADAKRRRVIDVTKLGALERHLFIEKLIRHVEHDNFKLLQKIRKRIDRVGVQLPTVEVRYSNLHVAAEFEVVSGKPLPTLWNSFKSMFSDLARIPGLKPQESKISIVSDVSGVIKPGRLTLLLGPPGCGRTSLLKALSGNLDKSLKVSGEITYNGYKLTELVPQKTSAYISQYDMHIPEMTVRETLDFSSRCQGVGSRAAIMTELSKREKEAGILPDPDIDTYMKAISVEGQITTLQTDYILKILGLDICADTLVGDAMRRGISGGQKKRLTTGEMVVGPTRALFMDEISNGLDSSTTYQIVAYFQQLAHITDATILVSLLQPAPETFDLFDDIILMSEGKIVYHGPRTSVLEFFECCGFRCPERKGVADFLQEVISRKDQAQYWYRDSATYIYNSVDLLSRKFKESVYGKKLSEEVSGVFSKSKSQNDAISFTKFSIPKWTLFRACMSREYLLMKRNSFIYIFKSVQLVIIASVAMTVFLRTRMGVDVLHANYYLGALFYALVILLVDGFPELSLTVARLSIFYKQRELYFYPAWAYAIPSAILKVPFSLLEAVVWTSLTYYVIGYTPEVGRFFRQLILLFSMHLSSISMFRFIASVCRNVITSTAVGSLSMLFSLAFGGFIIARTSMPAWLRWGFWVCPLTYGEIGLALNEFLAPRWQKVLPSSNMTMGQKTLESRGLSFDGKFFWISVGALLGFALLFNIGFILALSFLNSPVTRAIISNDKLSQMKESSEPIRTATMKNSESNPNTTTESGKMVLPFEPLSVVFQNLQYYIDTPGGMKEHGYTKEKLQLLCDITGAFRPGILTALMGVSGAGKTTLLDVLAGRKTSGYVEGEIRIGGFPKVQRTFARISGYCEQTDIHSPQITVEESVIFSAWLRLHSQIDSKTKSDFVKEVLETIELDGIKDSLVGIPGVSGLSTEQRKRLTIAVELVANPSIIFMDEPTTGLDARAAAIVMRAIKNVADTGRTIVCTIHQPSIDIFESFDELLLLKSGGSIIYAGPLGPQSSKVIDYFEGISGVPKIKDNYNPATWMLEVTSTSSEAELDIDFAQIYRNSTLYQDNRQLVNRLSIPPSDSKVLHFPTRFPLNGWGQFKACLWKQYWSYWRSPSYNLNRFLHMVFTSLVFGALFWRQGKKLENQQSLFNILGAIFSAVLFCGINNSSSVLPYVSTERSVLYRERFAGMYASWAYALAQVTVEIPYILAQSLAYTIITYPMIGYYWSAYKVSWYFYTMFCTLLYFNYLGMLLIAITPSFPVAAILQSTFYTMFNLFAGFLVPRPQIPKWWIWFYYIIPTSWTLNGVLTSQYGDIEKEIEVFEETKTVAKFLTDYFGFHHNRLPIVAVVLALYPIIFATLFAYCIGKLNFQKR, encoded by the exons atggcTGAGTTAGTTGGAAGAGATGATGTAGAATCATTAGGAATTGAGTTGTCAGAGTTGGGAAGGAGCTTAAGAGAATCATTTCATACTTCTAATGCGAGTTTCAGAAGCATTTCAGCCTTAAGTAATGGAAAGGATGATGACACTGATGAAGAACTTGCATTGCAGTGGGCTGCTATTGATAAACTGCCTACTTTCAAACGGATGAAATCACCTGTGTTTGACGAGGATAGCGGCAATGAAGCTGATGCTAAAAGAAGACGGGTAATTGATGTCACTAAGCTTGGTGCACTGGAGAGGCATTTGTTCATTGAGAAGCTCATTAGGCATGTTGAGCATGACAACTTTAAACTGTTGCAGAAAATCAGGAAGAGAATTGACAG AGTTGGCGTGCAATTGCCTACAGTGGAAGTAAGGTACAGCAATCTCCATGTAGCAGCAGAATTTGAAGTTGTTTCAGGAAAGCCGCTTCCAACACTTTGGAATTCTTTCAAAAGCATGTTTTCA GACCTTGCAAGGATTCCTGGTTTAAAGCCACAAGAATCAAAGATCAGCATCGTTAGTGATGTTAGTGGTGTCATCAAGCCTGGAAG ATTGACTCTTCTGTTAGGCCCTCCAGGATGTGGGAGGACATCACTTCTTAAAGCACTTTCTGGAAATCTTGATAAATCTCTCAAG GTTAGTGGGGAGATAACATACAATGGATACAAATTGACAGAACTTGTGCCTCAGAAAACCTCGGCTTACATAAGCCAATATGACATGCATATCCCTGAAATGACTGTTCGGGAAACACTGGACTTTTCATCTCGTTGCCAGGGCGTTGGAAGCAGAGCAG CAATAATGACTGAGCTgagcaaaagggaaaaagaagcaGGAATTCTTCCGGATCCTGACATAGATACATACATGAAG GCAATTTCCGTTGAAGGACAAATAACAACTCTCCAGACGGACTACATACTGAAA ATACTTGGTCTTGATATTTGTGCTGATACACTCGTTGGAGATGCCATGAGAAGAGGTATTTCTGGTGGCCAAAAGAAAAGACTGACAACAG GGGAGATGGTTGTTGGCCCTACAAGAGCTTTATTTATGGATGAAATATCAAATGGTTTGGATAGCTCAACCACATATCAAATAGTTGCTTACTTTCAGCAGCTTGCACATATCACAGATGCTACTATACTTGTATCACTTCTTCAGCCAGCACCAGAAACATTTGATCTATTTGATGACATCATCTTGATGTCTGAGGGGAAGATTGTCTATCATGGGCCTCGAACAAGTGTTCTGGAATTTTTTGAGTGTTGTGGATTTAGGTGTCCTGAAAGAAAAGGAGTAGCAGATTTTCTCCAGGAG GTTATATCAAGAAAAGATCAAGCTCAGTACTGGTACAGAGACAGTGCAACGTACATTTACAACTCTGTTGATTTGTTATCAAGGAAATTTAAAGAATCTGTTTATGGAAAGAAGCTCAGTGAAGAGGTTTCTGGGGTATTTTCCAAGTCCAAGAGCCAGAATGATGCTATAAGCTTTACTAAGTTTTCCATTCCTAAATGGACACTTTTCAGAGCATGCATGTCGAGAGAGTATCTTCTTATGAAAAGAAATTCTTTTATTTACATTTTCAAATCTGTGCAG CTGGTTATAATTGCATCTGTTGCCATGACGGTATTTCTACGGACAAGAATGGGCGTTGATGTTCTCCATGCAAATTATTACTTGGGAGCTTTGTTTTATGCTCTTGTCATCCTTCTTGTTGATGGATTTCCAGAGTTATCACTGACTGTTGCAAGACTCTCAATTTTTTACAAACAAAGAGAGCTGTATTTCTACCCTGCATGGGCATATGCAATCCCATCTGCAATTCTTAAGGTTCCTTTCTCATTGTTGGAAGCTGTGGTCTGGACATCCTTGACTTATTATGTCATTGGATATACTCCTGAGGTTGGCAG GTTCTTCCGCCAACTAATCTTATTGTTTTCCATGCACTTGTCGTCAATATCCATGTTCCGTTTCATTGCATCTGTCTGTCGAAATGTGATCACTTCCACAGCAGTTGGTAGCTTATCAATGTTATTCTCCCTGGCATTTGGTGGCTTCATTATCGCAAGAA CCTCAATGCCAGCTTGGTTAAGATGGGGCTTTTGGGTTTGTCCATTGACATATGGTGAGATTGGCCTTGCTTTAAATGAATTTCTTGCCCCAAGATGGCAAAAA GTTCTGCCATCATCAAACATGACAATGGGACAAAAAACACTAGAAAGTCGGGGGTTAAGCTTTGATGGGAAGTTTTTTTGGATTTCAGTTGGTGCTTTGCTGGGATTTGCATTGCTCTTCAATATCGGTTTCATTTTGGCCTTAAGTTTCTTAAATA GTCCTGTTACTCGTGCTATCATTTCAAACGACAAGCTCTCTCAAATGAAAGAAAGCAGTGAGCCCATTCGCACAGCCACTATGAAAAATTCAGAAAGCAATCCTAACACCACAACAGAATCTG GAAAAATGGTTTTGCCTTTTGAACCCCTTTCTGTGGTATTTCAAAATCTACAATACTACATTGATACCCCAGGG GGAATGAAGGAGCATGGTTACACAAAGGAAAAGCTTCAACTACTTTGTGATATTACTGGTGCATTTAGACCTGGTATTCTTACTGCACTTATGGGCGTTAGTGGAGCAGGGAAAACCACTCTTCTTGATGTTCTTGCTGGTAGAAAAACTAGTGGCTACGTGGAAGGAGAAATAAGGATTGGAGGATTTCCCAAAGTTCAGAGGACATTTGCACGAATCTCGGGTTACTGTGAGCAAACAGACATACACTCACCGCAAATAACTGTTGAGGAATCAGTCATTTTTTCTGCTTGGCTACGCCTGCATTCCCAGATTGATTCGAAAACTAAATCT GACTTTGTTAAAGAAGTCTTAGAAACCATTGAGCTTGATGGTATCAAAGATTCTCTAGTCGGCATTCCAGGAGTTAGTGGTTTATCAACTGAGCAACGCAAGCGACTTACAATTGCAGTGGAGCTAGTAGCAAACCCTTCCATTATTTTCATGGATGAACCGACAACAGGATTGGATGCAAGAGCAGCTGCAATTGTCATGCGGGCTATAAAAAATGTGGCTGATACTGGAAGAACAATTGTTTGCACCATCCACCAACCAAGTATAGACATATTTGAATCATTTGATGAG CTACTTCTGTTGAAATCTGGAGGGAGCATCATATATGCAGGACCATTGGGTCCACAATCCAGTAAAGTTATTGATTATTTTGAG GGAATCTCAGGTGTGCCAAAGATAAAAGACAACTATAATCCAGCAACATGGATGTTAGAGGTCACTTCTACGTCTTCTGAAGCTGAACTTGATATAGACTTTGCTCAGATTTACCGGAATTCTACTTTGTACCA GGATAACAGACAACTAGTGAACAGACTCAGCATTCCACCTTCTGATTCAAAAGTTCTGCATTTCCCGACCCGTTTTCCACTAAATGGATGGGGACAGTTCAAAGCTTGCCTCTGGAAACAATATTGGTCCTACTGGAGAAGTCCTTCATACAACTTGAACCGCTTTCTTCACATGGTCTTTACATCTCTGGTATTTGGTGCACTGTTCTGGCGTCAAGGCAAGAAACT GGAAAATCAGCAAAGCTTATTTAACATTCTTGGTGCAATATTCAGCGCTGTATTGTTCTGTGGCATAAATAATTCATCTTCGGTTTTACCATATGTCAGCACAGAGCGCAGTGTCCTTTATCGAGAAAGATTTGCAGGAATGTATGCTTCATGGGCTTATGCACTCGCACAG GTAACGGTAGAGATTCCTTATATCCTTGCCCAATCCCTTGCCTATACAATCATCACATATCCCATGATTGGGTACTATTGGTCTGCTTATAAGGTTTCCTGGTACTTCTATACAATGTTTTGTACGTTGTTGTACTTCAATTATCTGGGCATGCTCCTGATTGCAATCACTCCAAGCTTTCCGGTGGCTGCCATTTTGCAGTCGACCTTTTATACAATGTTCAACCTCTTTGCTGGATTTTTAGTTCCTCGACCG CAAATTCCGAAGTGGTGGATTTGGTTTTATTATATAATCCCTACATCGTGGACGCTTAATGGTGTGCTCACTTCACAGTACGGAGACATCGAGAAGGAGATTGAGGTGTTTGAAGAAACTAAAACTGTAGCAAAATTTCTGACTGATTACTTTGGATTTCACCATAATCGCCTACCTATTGTGGCCGTGGTTTTGGCCTTGTACCCGATTATTTTTGCAACTTTATTTGCATATTGCATAGGGAAGTTAAACTTTCAGAAGAGGTGA
- the LOC113763116 gene encoding pleiotropic drug resistance protein 3-like isoform X1 produces MAELVGRDDVESLGIELSELGRSLRESFHTSNASFRSISALSNGKDDDTDEELALQWAAIDKLPTFKRMKSPVFDEDSGNEADAKRRRVIDVTKLGALERHLFIEKLIRHVEHDNFKLLQKIRKRIDSTGIELPTVEVRYKDLSIEAKCQVVYGKPLPTLWNSFKTMLLDLARIPGLKPQESKISIVSDVSGVIKPGRLTLLLGPPGCGRTSLLKALSGNLDKSLKVSGEITYNGYKLTELVPQKTSAYISQYDMHIPEMTVRETLDFSSRCQGVGSRAAIMTELSKREKEAGILPDPDIDTYMKAISVEGQITTLQTDYILKILGLDICADTLVGDAMRRGISGGQKKRLTTGEMVVGPTRALFMDEISNGLDSSTTYQIVAYFQQLAHITDATILVSLLQPAPETFDLFDDIILMSEGKIVYHGPRTSVLEFFECCGFRCPERKGVADFLQEVISRKDQAQYWYRDSATYIYNSVDLLSRKFKESVYGKKLSEEVSGVFSKSKSQNDAISFTKFSIPKWTLFRACMSREYLLMKRNSFIYIFKSVQLVIIASVAMTVFLRTRMGVDVLHANYYLGALFYALVILLVDGFPELSLTVARLSIFYKQRELYFYPAWAYAIPSAILKVPFSLLEAVVWTSLTYYVIGYTPEVGRFFRQLILLFSMHLSSISMFRFIASVCRNVITSTAVGSLSMLFSLAFGGFIIARTSMPAWLRWGFWVCPLTYGEIGLALNEFLAPRWQKVLPSSNMTMGQKTLESRGLSFDGKFFWISVGALLGFALLFNIGFILALSFLNSPVTRAIISNDKLSQMKESSEPIRTATMKNSESNPNTTTESGKGKMVLPFEPLSVVFQNLQYYIDTPGGMKEHGYTKEKLQLLCDITGAFRPGILTALMGVSGAGKTTLLDVLAGRKTSGYVEGEIRIGGFPKVQRTFARISGYCEQTDIHSPQITVEESVIFSAWLRLHSQIDSKTKSDFVKEVLETIELDGIKDSLVGIPGVSGLSTEQRKRLTIAVELVANPSIIFMDEPTTGLDARAAAIVMRAIKNVADTGRTIVCTIHQPSIDIFESFDELLLLKSGGSIIYAGPLGPQSSKVIDYFEGISGVPKIKDNYNPATWMLEVTSTSSEAELDIDFAQIYRNSTLYQDNRQLVNRLSIPPSDSKVLHFPTRFPLNGWGQFKACLWKQYWSYWRSPSYNLNRFLHMVFTSLVFGALFWRQGKKLENQQSLFNILGAIFSAVLFCGINNSSSVLPYVSTERSVLYRERFAGMYASWAYALAQVTVEIPYILAQSLAYTIITYPMIGYYWSAYKVSWYFYTMFCTLLYFNYLGMLLIAITPSFPVAAILQSTFYTMFNLFAGFLVPRPQIPKWWIWFYYIIPTSWTLNGVLTSQYGDIEKEIEVFEETKTVAKFLTDYFGFHHNRLPIVAVVLALYPIIFATLFAYCIGKLNFQKR; encoded by the exons atggcTGAGTTAGTTGGAAGAGATGATGTAGAATCATTAGGAATTGAGTTGTCAGAGTTGGGAAGGAGCTTAAGAGAATCATTTCATACTTCTAATGCGAGTTTCAGAAGCATTTCAGCCTTAAGTAATGGAAAGGATGATGACACTGATGAAGAACTTGCATTGCAGTGGGCTGCTATTGATAAACTGCCTACTTTCAAACGGATGAAATCACCTGTGTTTGACGAGGATAGCGGCAATGAAGCTGATGCTAAAAGAAGACGGGTAATTGATGTCACTAAGCTTGGTGCACTGGAGAGGCATTTGTTCATTGAGAAGCTCATTAGGCATGTTGAGCATGACAACTTTAAACTGTTGCAGAAAATCAGGAAGAGAATTGACAG TACCGGCATAGAGTTGCCCACTGTGGAAGTAAGGTACAAGGATCTCTCTATAGAAGCAAAATGTCAAGTTGTGTATGGAAAGCCTCTTCCAACCCTTTGGAATTCTTTCAAAACCATGCTTCTG GACCTTGCAAGGATTCCTGGTTTAAAGCCACAAGAATCAAAGATCAGCATCGTTAGTGATGTTAGTGGTGTCATCAAGCCTGGAAG ATTGACTCTTCTGTTAGGCCCTCCAGGATGTGGGAGGACATCACTTCTTAAAGCACTTTCTGGAAATCTTGATAAATCTCTCAAG GTTAGTGGGGAGATAACATACAATGGATACAAATTGACAGAACTTGTGCCTCAGAAAACCTCGGCTTACATAAGCCAATATGACATGCATATCCCTGAAATGACTGTTCGGGAAACACTGGACTTTTCATCTCGTTGCCAGGGCGTTGGAAGCAGAGCAG CAATAATGACTGAGCTgagcaaaagggaaaaagaagcaGGAATTCTTCCGGATCCTGACATAGATACATACATGAAG GCAATTTCCGTTGAAGGACAAATAACAACTCTCCAGACGGACTACATACTGAAA ATACTTGGTCTTGATATTTGTGCTGATACACTCGTTGGAGATGCCATGAGAAGAGGTATTTCTGGTGGCCAAAAGAAAAGACTGACAACAG GGGAGATGGTTGTTGGCCCTACAAGAGCTTTATTTATGGATGAAATATCAAATGGTTTGGATAGCTCAACCACATATCAAATAGTTGCTTACTTTCAGCAGCTTGCACATATCACAGATGCTACTATACTTGTATCACTTCTTCAGCCAGCACCAGAAACATTTGATCTATTTGATGACATCATCTTGATGTCTGAGGGGAAGATTGTCTATCATGGGCCTCGAACAAGTGTTCTGGAATTTTTTGAGTGTTGTGGATTTAGGTGTCCTGAAAGAAAAGGAGTAGCAGATTTTCTCCAGGAG GTTATATCAAGAAAAGATCAAGCTCAGTACTGGTACAGAGACAGTGCAACGTACATTTACAACTCTGTTGATTTGTTATCAAGGAAATTTAAAGAATCTGTTTATGGAAAGAAGCTCAGTGAAGAGGTTTCTGGGGTATTTTCCAAGTCCAAGAGCCAGAATGATGCTATAAGCTTTACTAAGTTTTCCATTCCTAAATGGACACTTTTCAGAGCATGCATGTCGAGAGAGTATCTTCTTATGAAAAGAAATTCTTTTATTTACATTTTCAAATCTGTGCAG CTGGTTATAATTGCATCTGTTGCCATGACGGTATTTCTACGGACAAGAATGGGCGTTGATGTTCTCCATGCAAATTATTACTTGGGAGCTTTGTTTTATGCTCTTGTCATCCTTCTTGTTGATGGATTTCCAGAGTTATCACTGACTGTTGCAAGACTCTCAATTTTTTACAAACAAAGAGAGCTGTATTTCTACCCTGCATGGGCATATGCAATCCCATCTGCAATTCTTAAGGTTCCTTTCTCATTGTTGGAAGCTGTGGTCTGGACATCCTTGACTTATTATGTCATTGGATATACTCCTGAGGTTGGCAG GTTCTTCCGCCAACTAATCTTATTGTTTTCCATGCACTTGTCGTCAATATCCATGTTCCGTTTCATTGCATCTGTCTGTCGAAATGTGATCACTTCCACAGCAGTTGGTAGCTTATCAATGTTATTCTCCCTGGCATTTGGTGGCTTCATTATCGCAAGAA CCTCAATGCCAGCTTGGTTAAGATGGGGCTTTTGGGTTTGTCCATTGACATATGGTGAGATTGGCCTTGCTTTAAATGAATTTCTTGCCCCAAGATGGCAAAAA GTTCTGCCATCATCAAACATGACAATGGGACAAAAAACACTAGAAAGTCGGGGGTTAAGCTTTGATGGGAAGTTTTTTTGGATTTCAGTTGGTGCTTTGCTGGGATTTGCATTGCTCTTCAATATCGGTTTCATTTTGGCCTTAAGTTTCTTAAATA GTCCTGTTACTCGTGCTATCATTTCAAACGACAAGCTCTCTCAAATGAAAGAAAGCAGTGAGCCCATTCGCACAGCCACTATGAAAAATTCAGAAAGCAATCCTAACACCACAACAGAATCTGGCAAAG GAAAAATGGTTTTGCCTTTTGAACCCCTTTCTGTGGTATTTCAAAATCTACAATACTACATTGATACCCCAGGG GGAATGAAGGAGCATGGTTACACAAAGGAAAAGCTTCAACTACTTTGTGATATTACTGGTGCATTTAGACCTGGTATTCTTACTGCACTTATGGGCGTTAGTGGAGCAGGGAAAACCACTCTTCTTGATGTTCTTGCTGGTAGAAAAACTAGTGGCTACGTGGAAGGAGAAATAAGGATTGGAGGATTTCCCAAAGTTCAGAGGACATTTGCACGAATCTCGGGTTACTGTGAGCAAACAGACATACACTCACCGCAAATAACTGTTGAGGAATCAGTCATTTTTTCTGCTTGGCTACGCCTGCATTCCCAGATTGATTCGAAAACTAAATCT GACTTTGTTAAAGAAGTCTTAGAAACCATTGAGCTTGATGGTATCAAAGATTCTCTAGTCGGCATTCCAGGAGTTAGTGGTTTATCAACTGAGCAACGCAAGCGACTTACAATTGCAGTGGAGCTAGTAGCAAACCCTTCCATTATTTTCATGGATGAACCGACAACAGGATTGGATGCAAGAGCAGCTGCAATTGTCATGCGGGCTATAAAAAATGTGGCTGATACTGGAAGAACAATTGTTTGCACCATCCACCAACCAAGTATAGACATATTTGAATCATTTGATGAG CTACTTCTGTTGAAATCTGGAGGGAGCATCATATATGCAGGACCATTGGGTCCACAATCCAGTAAAGTTATTGATTATTTTGAG GGAATCTCAGGTGTGCCAAAGATAAAAGACAACTATAATCCAGCAACATGGATGTTAGAGGTCACTTCTACGTCTTCTGAAGCTGAACTTGATATAGACTTTGCTCAGATTTACCGGAATTCTACTTTGTACCA GGATAACAGACAACTAGTGAACAGACTCAGCATTCCACCTTCTGATTCAAAAGTTCTGCATTTCCCGACCCGTTTTCCACTAAATGGATGGGGACAGTTCAAAGCTTGCCTCTGGAAACAATATTGGTCCTACTGGAGAAGTCCTTCATACAACTTGAACCGCTTTCTTCACATGGTCTTTACATCTCTGGTATTTGGTGCACTGTTCTGGCGTCAAGGCAAGAAACT GGAAAATCAGCAAAGCTTATTTAACATTCTTGGTGCAATATTCAGCGCTGTATTGTTCTGTGGCATAAATAATTCATCTTCGGTTTTACCATATGTCAGCACAGAGCGCAGTGTCCTTTATCGAGAAAGATTTGCAGGAATGTATGCTTCATGGGCTTATGCACTCGCACAG GTAACGGTAGAGATTCCTTATATCCTTGCCCAATCCCTTGCCTATACAATCATCACATATCCCATGATTGGGTACTATTGGTCTGCTTATAAGGTTTCCTGGTACTTCTATACAATGTTTTGTACGTTGTTGTACTTCAATTATCTGGGCATGCTCCTGATTGCAATCACTCCAAGCTTTCCGGTGGCTGCCATTTTGCAGTCGACCTTTTATACAATGTTCAACCTCTTTGCTGGATTTTTAGTTCCTCGACCG CAAATTCCGAAGTGGTGGATTTGGTTTTATTATATAATCCCTACATCGTGGACGCTTAATGGTGTGCTCACTTCACAGTACGGAGACATCGAGAAGGAGATTGAGGTGTTTGAAGAAACTAAAACTGTAGCAAAATTTCTGACTGATTACTTTGGATTTCACCATAATCGCCTACCTATTGTGGCCGTGGTTTTGGCCTTGTACCCGATTATTTTTGCAACTTTATTTGCATATTGCATAGGGAAGTTAAACTTTCAGAAGAGGTGA